In uncultured Methanobacterium sp., a genomic segment contains:
- a CDS encoding response regulator, with protein MASATILVVEDERITAEDIRAGLEFAGYKVPVICSTGEDAVQQAGRIEPNLVLMDIKLEGEMDGIEAAAQIRKFYDIPVIYLTAYSDEKTVERAKLTEPSGFLVKGQGMLSKPFDENELHAAIEITLYRHQMEKEHDQLASAMLLKTSEAVIATNSTGQIRFINTLAEKITGWTKDKALGKNLEEVFLPLSEINDESSLEDVMVEGKPEIISRNGSRFMIKGTVTPIKDYRHEINGMVVSFQVQDD; from the coding sequence ATGGCCAGTGCAACTATTCTGGTGGTGGAAGATGAAAGAATCACCGCAGAAGACATACGGGCAGGACTGGAGTTTGCAGGTTACAAAGTACCCGTAATATGTTCTACTGGTGAAGATGCCGTTCAACAGGCTGGACGAATTGAACCCAATTTAGTACTCATGGATATTAAATTAGAGGGTGAAATGGATGGTATTGAGGCAGCTGCCCAAATAAGGAAGTTCTATGACATCCCAGTAATTTATCTAACTGCTTATTCTGATGAAAAAACTGTTGAACGAGCTAAATTAACAGAACCATCCGGATTCCTGGTTAAAGGACAGGGAATGTTAAGCAAACCATTTGATGAGAACGAACTCCATGCAGCTATAGAAATCACATTATACCGTCATCAAATGGAAAAAGAACACGATCAGCTAGCATCGGCCATGCTACTGAAAACCAGTGAAGCGGTGATTGCAACCAATTCCACCGGTCAGATCAGATTCATCAATACCCTGGCTGAGAAAATAACTGGCTGGACTAAAGATAAAGCACTGGGTAAAAATTTAGAAGAGGTTTTCCTACCTCTTTCTGAAATCAACGATGAATCATCCCTAGAAGATGTTATGGTTGAGGGGAAACCGGAAATAATTTCTCGTAATGGGTCACGTTTCATGATTAAAGGCACTGTAACTCCTATAAAAGATTACAGGCATGAAATAAACGGCATGGTAGTATCATTTCAGGTTCAAGATGATTGA
- a CDS encoding response regulator, with protein MANTNILIVEDERITAEDMKRALNSVGFNVPAIVSSGEEAIKAAEELKVDLVIMDIKLEGEMDGIQAAEKIRSKLGIPIIYLTAYSDEKTVQRAKVTEPSGFILKQPYGFLRKPFEESELNTAIEITLYRDRLEKKLRKHDKWLGAMLRSISDGVIATDPHGQVRFMNSMAEELTGWLEEDALGHDVRDIFKPMDYKFPQGEDISMTESRFKRAILPTKDGSKLTVDGSVTLIKDFEDNIDGFVVIFRAIDQ; from the coding sequence ATGGCCAATACAAATATCCTGATAGTGGAAGATGAGAGGATAACTGCTGAAGACATGAAAAGAGCATTAAACAGTGTTGGTTTTAATGTGCCCGCCATTGTGTCTTCTGGTGAAGAAGCTATTAAGGCAGCTGAAGAGTTAAAGGTTGATCTGGTGATCATGGATATTAAACTGGAAGGTGAAATGGATGGTATTCAGGCTGCAGAGAAGATCCGCTCCAAACTGGGAATTCCCATTATCTACCTGACTGCCTACTCTGATGAAAAAACAGTTCAAAGGGCTAAAGTAACCGAACCTTCTGGATTTATTCTTAAACAACCGTACGGATTTTTACGCAAACCATTCGAAGAAAGTGAACTCAATACTGCCATTGAAATAACCCTTTACCGGGATCGGCTGGAAAAAAAGCTCAGAAAACATGACAAATGGTTAGGGGCGATGCTCAGAAGCATCAGTGATGGGGTAATTGCCACGGATCCTCATGGTCAGGTAAGATTCATGAATTCAATGGCTGAAGAATTAACAGGCTGGCTGGAGGAAGATGCTTTAGGTCATGATGTACGGGACATATTCAAACCCATGGATTACAAATTTCCCCAGGGTGAGGATATTTCTATGACCGAATCCCGTTTTAAAAGAGCCATTCTACCAACCAAAGATGGAAGTAAATTAACAGTTGATGGAAGTGTTACCCTCATTAAAGACTTTGAAGATAATATAGATGGATTTGTGGTAATATTCCGTGCAATTGACCAGTGA
- the albA gene encoding DNA-binding protein Alba, whose amino-acid sequence MSEENVVYIGNKPVMNYVLAVVTQMNGGTNEVILKARGRAISRAVDVAEIVRNRFITDVNIGGIEICTEEIMNNEGTSTNVSAIEIQLAKEFSK is encoded by the coding sequence ATGTCAGAGGAAAATGTGGTGTACATTGGAAACAAACCGGTAATGAACTATGTATTAGCTGTAGTAACACAGATGAACGGCGGTACCAACGAAGTAATACTAAAAGCCAGAGGACGAGCCATCTCTAGAGCAGTGGATGTTGCAGAGATAGTCAGAAACAGATTCATAACTGATGTGAATATTGGAGGCATTGAAATATGCACAGAAGAAATTATGAATAATGAAGGGACCTCCACCAATGTTTCGGCCATTGAAATACAGCTTGCAAAGGAGTTCAGTAAATAG
- a CDS encoding PQQ-binding-like beta-propeller repeat protein has protein sequence MDIGKKQILLGFMITCLMASPMGIATVAGADWSSFHENAQHTGFIDQAADFTPTVWYFNTQGAIKSSPAIMNKIIYFGSNDGHVYAVNMEDGTKLWDYKTDGAVISSPSLSGDVLYVGSSDGYLYAQDSKNGDVKWKYKTGNAIESSPLVQGDRVYVGSDDGRIYAIDINNGTKVWEYNTGNAIKSSPVISGSKLFVGSDDGKIYALNVDTGNKTWEYTTGDKVESSPAVMNSVVYVGSNDGKIYALNTSDGTLQWNYDMGKAVASSPTIDTNDNSLFVGADNGKMMCLDTRNGVEKWNYTASGAVKTTAAITDNKIVFGSDGGTVYIVNKYNGNEEWSYNPGYGILNQPMQSSPATYGNMIYIGANDGSLYALNNDKKTAPMSVYVYYLGGAIIGIIALLLIGRTVRNRRKKDE, from the coding sequence ATGGATATTGGAAAAAAGCAAATCCTTCTCGGATTTATGATAACATGCCTTATGGCATCGCCAATGGGCATAGCGACAGTTGCAGGAGCAGATTGGAGTTCATTCCATGAAAATGCCCAGCATACCGGTTTTATTGACCAGGCCGCAGATTTCACACCTACAGTATGGTATTTCAATACACAGGGAGCTATAAAATCATCCCCGGCCATAATGAACAAAATAATCTATTTTGGTTCTAACGACGGCCATGTTTACGCAGTTAACATGGAAGACGGTACCAAATTGTGGGACTATAAAACTGATGGAGCAGTAATATCCTCCCCATCACTGTCAGGAGATGTTCTTTATGTGGGATCATCAGATGGATACCTCTACGCCCAAGATAGCAAAAACGGTGATGTGAAATGGAAATACAAAACTGGTAACGCTATAGAATCCTCACCACTGGTCCAGGGTGACCGTGTCTATGTGGGATCCGACGATGGACGAATTTACGCAATAGATATTAACAATGGAACCAAAGTATGGGAATACAACACAGGTAATGCCATCAAATCATCCCCAGTCATTTCTGGAAGTAAACTGTTTGTTGGATCAGATGATGGAAAAATATACGCTCTGAATGTAGACACCGGTAATAAAACATGGGAATACACCACTGGAGATAAAGTGGAATCATCCCCAGCAGTGATGAACAGTGTGGTCTATGTTGGATCCAATGATGGAAAAATATACGCACTTAATACCTCCGATGGAACACTTCAGTGGAACTATGATATGGGCAAAGCAGTTGCTTCTTCACCAACAATCGATACCAACGACAACAGCCTGTTTGTAGGGGCTGACAATGGTAAGATGATGTGTTTGGACACCCGAAATGGTGTGGAAAAATGGAATTACACCGCCAGTGGTGCAGTGAAGACCACAGCCGCCATTACTGATAACAAAATAGTATTTGGATCAGATGGAGGTACAGTTTACATAGTGAACAAATACAATGGAAACGAAGAGTGGAGCTACAATCCAGGCTATGGTATTCTTAATCAGCCCATGCAGTCTTCTCCAGCAACCTATGGAAACATGATCTACATTGGTGCAAATGATGGATCCCTGTATGCCCTCAACAACGACAAAAAAACCGCTCCAATGTCAGTATACGTCTACTACCTCGGTGGGGCAATCATAGGCATAATCGCCCTTTTACTGATTGGTAGAACTGTACGTAACCGACGAAAAAAAGACGAATAA
- a CDS encoding ABC transporter permease: MVETKKIMWMLKKDLIVLWRHKPRLFSIILFPIIMIALFGYGMGGSIENIPVVIVKQSDGPVTDVTLNAIKGTSFYNVVGIINDPQRGKEMVESGQVKAAIMLPSDYDNLNSTNAKSVVVYVDSSDQMATQALVPATQGLFSHISSQIGIQKLQAMNNQSSAVQVQSQGVQTTSALAGVNYQNIMNSINFQITKIYGDIKYIDFLVPAVLAMTIMMGAMFSMGEALAGERERGELARLFMTPTSVATVVGGKIISKLTIETARAIVLIAAAIVLFGITINGSIALTILLLVLTALCFVGFGIMISARVSTQEDYTQMVMPFTMPMMFVSGVFYPIETMPWIFQKIAYITPLTYANDALRGVMLKGATIGDIWIDIAVLAGFTLLFFAMGVTRFNRDI, translated from the coding sequence ATGGTTGAAACTAAAAAAATCATGTGGATGCTTAAAAAAGACTTAATAGTCCTTTGGAGACATAAACCCCGTTTATTTTCCATTATACTCTTCCCCATAATTATGATCGCCCTTTTTGGTTATGGTATGGGAGGATCAATTGAAAATATCCCAGTGGTGATAGTGAAACAGAGCGATGGTCCTGTAACCGACGTTACCCTAAACGCCATTAAAGGAACGTCATTTTACAATGTAGTAGGTATCATAAATGACCCACAACGGGGAAAGGAAATGGTAGAATCAGGTCAGGTTAAAGCGGCAATAATGCTACCCTCTGATTATGATAATTTAAACAGTACCAATGCCAAATCCGTGGTAGTTTACGTGGACTCGTCGGATCAAATGGCTACGCAAGCATTAGTACCGGCAACACAGGGACTTTTCAGTCATATATCTTCCCAGATCGGAATCCAAAAGCTGCAGGCTATGAATAACCAGTCCTCCGCAGTTCAGGTACAGTCACAGGGAGTTCAAACCACATCTGCACTGGCTGGAGTCAACTACCAGAACATAATGAACTCCATAAATTTCCAGATCACCAAGATCTACGGTGACATAAAGTACATTGACTTCCTGGTTCCAGCAGTTCTGGCCATGACCATCATGATGGGGGCCATGTTCAGCATGGGAGAAGCCTTAGCAGGTGAACGTGAGCGAGGAGAACTGGCACGATTATTCATGACTCCTACCAGCGTGGCAACTGTAGTGGGAGGTAAGATCATATCAAAACTGACCATAGAAACAGCAAGAGCCATAGTGCTGATTGCAGCAGCAATAGTACTATTTGGAATTACAATCAACGGTAGCATAGCACTTACCATACTACTGCTGGTACTCACTGCATTGTGCTTTGTAGGTTTTGGAATAATGATTTCTGCCAGAGTGTCAACTCAGGAAGATTACACTCAGATGGTGATGCCCTTCACCATGCCCATGATGTTCGTTTCAGGAGTTTTCTATCCCATTGAAACCATGCCCTGGATATTCCAGAAAATAGCATACATAACACCTTTAACCTATGCTAACGACGCATTAAGAGGAGTTATGTTGAAAGGAGCAACTATTGGTGATATTTGGATCGACATAGCCGTACTTGCAGGTTTCACCCTATTATTCTTCGCTATGGGTGTGACCAGATTTAACAGAGACATTTAA
- a CDS encoding ATP-binding cassette domain-containing protein, with product MKYAIETSNLTKIYGDFKAVDALELKVENKSIFGFLGPNGAGKTTTIKMLTCLIPPTSGTAKVAGYDITESPDEVRQKIGMVPQLVSLYGDLTARENAELCADYYGMPRDLKEQRIDELMELVDIKYAENKMVKQMSGGQKQKVSVVASLVHQPDILFLDEPTIGLDPTTKSVLWDLIDELNQSGHTIILCSHDMYEVDMLCDHVGIINLGKLAAFDTPQGLKDTVLTQEECTESNVGEIVREMEESDTLSSTNPSLCKLKEVARESEIDKAREMSLMVTGSDNELVNRLSQIPCVLDIETHASGRLGFKLANTENAVTQVISAIMETGGNITSISTKDPSLEDVFMKVTAKKVKKEGQGGD from the coding sequence AAAGCATATTTGGATTTTTAGGCCCAAATGGGGCAGGTAAAACAACCACCATAAAAATGCTCACCTGTTTAATTCCTCCTACTTCCGGCACAGCAAAAGTAGCAGGATACGATATCACTGAATCACCAGATGAAGTTCGCCAAAAAATAGGGATGGTACCACAACTGGTAAGCTTATATGGTGATCTCACTGCACGGGAAAATGCAGAACTATGTGCAGATTACTACGGAATGCCCCGGGACCTCAAAGAACAAAGAATTGACGAATTAATGGAACTGGTGGACATTAAGTATGCTGAAAACAAGATGGTTAAGCAGATGTCCGGTGGACAGAAACAGAAAGTATCGGTAGTTGCCAGCCTGGTACATCAGCCAGATATTCTATTTTTGGATGAACCTACCATTGGTCTTGATCCAACCACCAAAAGCGTGTTATGGGATTTGATTGACGAGTTGAACCAGAGCGGCCACACCATTATCCTCTGTTCCCACGATATGTATGAAGTGGATATGCTCTGTGATCACGTAGGTATAATTAATTTAGGAAAACTTGCTGCCTTTGACACTCCACAGGGCCTCAAAGACACGGTACTTACACAGGAAGAGTGTACTGAAAGTAATGTAGGAGAAATTGTCCGTGAGATGGAAGAATCCGATACTCTCAGCAGCACCAACCCATCACTCTGCAAGCTGAAAGAAGTTGCAAGAGAATCTGAAATTGACAAAGCCAGAGAAATGAGTTTGATGGTAACTGGTTCAGATAATGAGTTGGTTAATAGATTATCCCAAATACCATGTGTTCTGGATATTGAAACTCATGCATCAGGAAGACTTGGATTTAAACTGGCCAACACGGAAAATGCAGTTACCCAGGTAATATCAGCAATCATGGAAACTGGAGGTAACATAACATCCATATCAACTAAGGATCCTTCATTAGAGGATGTTTTCATGAAAGTAACTGCCAAAAAAGTTAAAAAAGAGGGACAGGGAGGTGATTAA